The Centroberyx gerrardi isolate f3 chromosome 13, fCenGer3.hap1.cur.20231027, whole genome shotgun sequence genome contains the following window.
AGCAGGActaacctggataaataaaggttaagtgcagaataaaaataagacacacacacacacacacacacacacacacacacacacacagccacaatcTGTCTCTCCATTGCTGTTGAGTACATCAGTCTAAGTGGAGCTCTCTTCTGCTGCCACTCCCTTATCTGCAGTGATCTGGAAAGACTAGACATAAAATAATGTGACAGTTCAGATCAGAGTTCtgcttgcacaaacacacacccacccacacacacacacccacccacacacaaccaaacaaacaTCTACACACAGGCCACGCACGCAGACATGCACGCAGACATGCACGCAGTGGGCCACTGGCAGCCAGCAGAGGGGGCTGTCTTTGTCTGACATTGAGACGGTCCTGTTGGCTGGAGGTCACTGCACAGATCAGTCACATTTAATCGTGTTcacatcctcctcctgctcccttgAGTCAGGTAGCCACTCTGGTGTTCTTTAAGAAGTCAATGTTTTCACACAACTTTCACGCTTGCTGGAGCACTGCAATCTGCTCCACAAGGCTGCTTTAGGCTGCCCACACACCAGACCCTCTTTTGTTTATGAGCACTAAACACCTCTTTGGTCTGCTTCTCGTCCGGCCTTGAAAACACTGCAGGTTTGTGCAGCTACAGTACCTGTGCTCTTTATCTCTGGACGAAGCTTGATCTGTAGCACACTCGAAAGAAGATTTAGGACTTAGTTTGTTTGGTTAGTTCGGTGATTATCACTTACTTTGGCACTTCGCACAAGGGTCTTTCTCATACTCCAGCAGATCTGCAGCACGGCTGCGAACACTGGTGGTCCTCCGCAGCCCCCCGCCATCCCGCACTCCCCCATCACGCAGGCGGGCCGCTTCCTCCTTGGCATACACACCCAACTCCTGGGTGTACCGCCcatacatctgtgtgtttgtatgagagagagagagagagagagagagagagagagagagaaagagagagagagagaatttataAGGGTAGTGATAGGGGGAGGCAGTGACAGAAATGTACTTTCAGTAAACAAAAAAGTTAAGGATGGTGCAGCACTTGAGGTCTCACTTAAATGATTCATATAGCATCAGGACACAGTAAAGAGGGTACGCCTTTCCCAGAAGACACTGTGACAGAGGTTCAAACCTTTGTCTCTGGCAGAGTAAAATGGAACTGAAAGTCAGCAAATTTACTGCCTGCAACTCACATCTCCACACAACTGGCAGTCACTTTCAAGTCTCCACCCCTCAGCTTTGAGTCAACAGTGGCTTCTCTTCAGACAGATGAGTAGACAATAAGCTCCACCTGTCGGCTCCCAACTGATTAACTGTGCAAGGCTGGCACACAATTGACTCCTAATGATGAGAGGCAGGGTTCTTAGCAAACTACACATTATCAATCATGTATAAAGCCTACGTGGGGGGGGCATAGGTATTATCGTTGAGGTTCTGGCCAGTGTGCAGATATCATCAGCAGCATAATGGGGCTTTTGAAGTATCAGTGTGGTGTTGTGGTGATTGTTCTTTTGGCCTACGATGTTGCTGCCCAGCATCAGTGGATGATGCCTCCACAGAGACACCAAATGCCTTCACTTCCGCAGCTGCCTCAGCGACAGCAAAAGGCCCCGGTGCCTCAAGCTCCCTTTGACAAATGCCAGGTAGAGGAGGGTGAGAAGATCCAGTGTGGCACCCCAGACATCACAGCTGAGCAGTGTGAAACCATCAACTGCTGCTTTGATGGGCAGCAGTGCTACTACGGGAAAGCAGGTGTCTATGCTCTACtgaaaggcttagctgatgaagaatGTTATATACATcagtttgactactgttgacaaaatgtacttattggaagttgctttggacaaaagtgtctgCTTAACGACAATGCAATGTACTGTATTTGCTCTAGTTATCACACAAatcttagttgttttttttaagtattgtATGGTCACTATGAAAGGTCTTGCCATGGTAATGGGACGTTCATCACCTTATGTCTTACCCAGTGACTGTGCAGTGTACCAGGGATGGCCagtttgtggtggtggtggctcgGGATGCCACTCTGCCCCACATAGATGTGGATTCAGTCAGCCTGCTGGAAATGAATGACGCCTCCTGTAGCCCTGTCGGCACCACCTCTGCCTTTGCCATCTTTCAGTTCCCTGTCACTGCATGTGGTACTACAATGACGGTGGGTGTGTGAGTCTTggatttgcgtgtgtgtgtgtaaaatatgtTTGTCAAAATGGTAAATATTTTTCTCTACTGCAGGAGGAAAACGGTTATGTGGTGTACGAGAACCACATGTCGTCTTCATATGAAGTGGGAATTGGACCCAGAGGATCCATCACTAGGGACAGCCACTTTGAGTGAGTTAATGTAAAATCAATTAAACTTCAACATCAATTTCATGCTCTTGGATAACATTGTGTACGTGTGACCTGTCTTGTGACCCACTGAGGCTTTCTGAGTGTAAATGTAAAACTGCATCAACTTTCCCGCAGGCTATTATTCCAGTGCAGGTACTCTGGCAGCTCTGTGGAGGCTCTCGTCATTGAGGTAAACCCTGTTCCTGCACCTCAGCCAGTGGCTGCTCCAGGACCCCTCAGGGTGGAGCTCAGACTGGCCAATGGACAGTGTCACACCAAGGGGTGCGACGAGGGTGAGCGTCACAAGATCCTCCCATGCCAATTTGACACAGTATTTCAATCATGTACTCAAATGAACTATTTCAATTCCAGAGGAAGCTGCATACAGCTCCTACTACGCTGCAGCAGACTACCCCATCACCAAGGTGCTGAGGGAACCAGTGTATGCAGAGGTGCACATCCTGGAGAGGACCGATCCAAACATCATCCTGACACTGGAACACTGCTGGGCCACCTCCACCCCTAATCCTAACGGCCTACCACAGTGGGACCTTCTGGTTGATGGGTAGGCCTAATACAGGCTTTCTCTGTGAACCTGTTTTCACTACCTTATACTAAGTCTGGTAGATTAAAGTCTGCTTAACTGAATAGAATAATACTGAATTCTGTTAACAATCGGCTCTCCTCATCTCCAGGTGTCCCTACCATGATGACCGTTACCTAACCAGAGTCATCCCTGTTGACGGCTCCTCTGGGCTTCCTTACCCAACCCACCACAAACGTTTGGTCATTAAGATGTTCACCTTTGTGGATCAAGAAACATTCACTCCTCAGAAGGACACGGTAAAATGTTTCATGGTGTAGCATTCAAATgcttagatctagttaggctcatttgTCTGTGAAGTCCTTGAGACATGCTTGTTATAAgtagctatataaataaactactTGAAATGCAGTCGTAAGTGAAGGCATTCTAATGGTTGCAGTTTCTTGACTAAACATTACAATTTGCAACCTTTTTAGGTGTTCATCCACTGTACTACAGCGGTGTGCCATCCCAGCAGCACAAACTCCTGTGAACAGCAGTGCCACAGGCAACGTGAGTAGTGGGCTCCAGTCTATGTAGAAGCTGTACAAATCTAAAGGGCAACTTCATTTGTAACTTAATTTTCTGTTTACAGGAAGAGCTGTAGCTGCAGTGAGGAAAGTTTCCTCAGGCCAGAGGGCGCTAGTGTCAAGTGGCGAGGTTATCCTGGCTGCTCAAAGGCCTTTCTCTGCCAAGCACAGCAGAAATGAGACAACCTCTGCTCCCAAGACCAAATCAAAGAGATGACATCCATTGGCAGCTGTATCTGAAATTACTTTTAAAATAAAAGCTTTATGAGCTGATGCTGACAAACTGGTCTGTCTGAACTGCTAATTTTATAAGGTGACTAGCTGTACAATATTTTTTGCTGAGGCAGAGTGGCTTTTATGCAGAGGGAATGTGTTGTCCCAAGCCAGTAATGCAACCCCTGTTCCTGAGCAGTGCTGAGAAATCAAGAGGTTACATTACAAGTAGTTCAGTCTTGAATCCACTAATGCAACACTACTGTAGATAAGAATCTAGCACAATGAAAGATTAGCTGCCATGCTGGATTTAAAGCTAAGCCTGGCTATGATCACTCCTCAGCTGTGGGGAAAATGTAATTGTGCTGGAAGTGGCATCTGATCCTCCTGTGGCGTAAATGCAGGGGCTTTAcgggtttttattttatttatttttttgtggaCAAATGTTAACCAGTAATGACCCTCACAGTCCTCCAAGCCTGCACAGCTGTTAAGTGCCCACATGTGCAGTTTCAGTGAATTACAGTAGACTTGCACGTGTCCCAGTCGTTGGTCTTAAATTACCCCGTCTCtggctctttctccctcttctttaaATACACAGCGCTGATCTGAGCAGCAAGCCACAGGCACATTGAGATGAGCATCACGACTCCTCCAgactcactgctctctctctccttcccattcTCCCTCTTTATTTCTCGACGCAGTCCCTCTAGGTTTCTGAGTACGCTACAGCTCGCAACATCTCTCCTCTACTGCTCTGTGCACCCCCTCCCCTTTTATCCCACTCCaactcctccaccccctcctcctcctcctcctcattgaGATGGGCATCACGATTCCTccagactctctctttctgctcgcATGAACAGGTGAGGTGCGGCGGGAAAGCAGAGCAGCCGTAGGTTCAGTCTGACagacaaggaaagagagggCCATGCTGTCACAACGCTCATCTCCCCCTGCTTTACCCTCCAACCTGCTGGCAGCCATTTAACCAAGACACGTCCATACATCATTCAGACAGCGCTCATCTATAGCCACGCAGTAAAACCCCAGAGGAGACAGCCTATGCGTGTGAGCCGACAAACACTTATTAGCAACGGGTACAGTGTAGACGTACATAAACATGTCAATGGAGTATAAATGTAAACGGGTTTTGCCACTGGTGTAAAAAATGCTGTCAACTGTAACTTGCAGACCAGACACATTTCACGAGGCAAACGGTGTGCCTCCgttgtctatgagaagcaaGTAACCATGTGCGCCCAGCAGGAGAAATGTTTAAAGAATgtatattatgcaaatgagcaccATAGTCATGGTGCTAGAACCAATCCCACTCAGGCAAAAATCCCCAATCCCCAATCCAGTCGTTAAATTTTTGTTCCTAGCTCCACATTGTCTTTGAATagaagatggaaagagaatTATTACAGCTGTCGGGATTTCCCAAATTATATGACCCATCTGTCAGCTTATAAAGATTTGACAAATGAAATAAAGGATGGAGGAAAGTGTCAGAGATTGTTGGTGTTCCCAGTGGGTATCGTTACCTGAAGCAGCCTCAAATATTTTAGCAGCTCACTTCAGCTCTGGTAGACTAAAcaagtaatgttagcttgcAGGCCTGCTGATCCCATCACGTCTAAATAGCtgtagccacttagctagctagctcatTACAGTAAAGCATAATTTCAGGATTACATTTTCAAGACATAGGATTATGGACTTTATTGGAGCATAATGATATGAATAAATTGATAAAACTCAAAATAGGTCTACATTAACAAATATTGTTAGACAAACCCAACACCCACAAGTTATTTTTGATAGAGCAAAGCAACAAAAGTGGCCACACATGGTCTGCATGTACTGTTAGAGTTCCACATTAGCAGCTGGAGACATATGAACCATTTTCACTTCCATAACTACACCAAATTTCAACTTTCCGAGTCCTGTTTCTTTCCAGGATGACTTCACTGTATGTGCAGCTATAATTAGCTTGTCTAGGcaaacaaacgcacatgcacCCAgtcatatagacacacacaaagtcaccaTCAACAACAGACCAACACCCACCAGGAGTGTAAATGGAGGGCCTGTTAGTGTTTCTTTCTTGGGCCTGTGAGAAAGCAATCAGCGGCCATCTGGAGCACGGCCCCCTGGGATAGCAGCAGGTGGGACCTTGTGGGTTAAATGAGCTGTGATCGCTAACCAGTTTACCTCCCACATTACTACCTTCTGTATCTCCATTAGTCAGTTTGCCTCCCACATCAAAACCCTCTACACCAGTTCAACTCCTACCTCACACTAGGTGCTGTACCACTTTTGCCTCCCATTCCGCACTACATTTAACTCCCTCAACTTACATTTCACTCTAAAATAGCCTACTACCTGCCGCACAGGCTTACCCACCAGATTAGCCTGCCATTACCATCACCCTGTTAACATAATAGTATTACATGTCCAACTTCAAACTGCATGTGACCACCCACTTTACTATCTGGTGCTCCACTCACTTTACCACCCAACTCACACTATGTGCAAGCCAAGCATAACAGATGAGATTAAGAGTTCTTTGTTATTCAGCAATTCCCAAGGAGGCACTGGAGGATAATTTATTCATTGTGAGGAGACAGCAAGGACAAATATTTGACACTCTAATGATGAAGGCTCGAACATCTAAAACTCTCATCCTTGCTGCCCCTTTTTGTATTAATACATATTCATGACACTatttaatctctttt
Protein-coding sequences here:
- the LOC139931534 gene encoding zona pellucida sperm-binding protein 4-like; this translates as MPSLPQLPQRQQKAPVPQAPFDKCQVEEGEKIQCGTPDITAEQCETINCCFDGQQCYYGKAVTVQCTRDGQFVVVVARDATLPHIDVDSVSLLEMNDASCSPVGTTSAFAIFQFPVTACGTTMTEENGYVVYENHMSSSYEVGIGPRGSITRDSHFELLFQCRYSGSSVEALVIEVNPVPAPQPVAAPGPLRVELRLANGQCHTKGCDEEEAAYSSYYAAADYPITKVLREPVYAEVHILERTDPNIILTLEHCWATSTPNPNGLPQWDLLVDGCPYHDDRYLTRVIPVDGSSGLPYPTHHKRLVIKMFTFVDQETFTPQKDTVFIHCTTAVCHPSSTNSCEQQCHRQRE